One stretch of Bremerella cremea DNA includes these proteins:
- a CDS encoding DUF1559 domain-containing protein: MSTRPVTRTRNERSGFTLVELLVVIAIIGVLIALLLPAVQQAREAARRSQCSNNLKQMGLAMHNYHDVNGCFPAGFYRRTPYKTYSTFSGPGWGWGAMILPQIEQNNRYEGLRVNQRFCSDDSDILKYSQPLIETFRCPSAPGNNLNPEFKNSSSEPSHGLSTYKGVFGDKNTQYNYSGDDCPYYAGSCVDGGNGVFSPNSATKFRDVTDGTTNTVMIGEVPFGENGTRDSSGDLIHYRGAVWVGVTLGGASSNVATHQTLRGVTASGSQSSQYKINGTKDFAFGSHHPGGAQFVLSDGSVRFFSDTMDSVSINRIADKGDGQVISGDL, encoded by the coding sequence ATGAGTACACGACCCGTCACCCGGACGCGAAATGAGCGAAGCGGCTTTACCCTCGTCGAACTCTTGGTTGTGATTGCGATCATCGGCGTTTTAATCGCTTTACTTCTTCCCGCAGTTCAGCAAGCTCGCGAAGCGGCTCGCCGGAGCCAATGTTCTAACAATCTCAAGCAAATGGGATTGGCGATGCACAACTATCACGACGTCAACGGCTGCTTCCCAGCCGGTTTTTATCGACGTACTCCGTACAAAACCTACTCGACATTCTCTGGCCCGGGCTGGGGCTGGGGGGCGATGATCTTGCCGCAGATCGAGCAGAACAATCGTTACGAAGGGCTTCGTGTAAACCAGCGGTTTTGCTCGGACGATTCTGACATCTTGAAATACTCGCAGCCGCTGATCGAGACCTTTCGTTGCCCGAGTGCCCCTGGTAATAACTTGAACCCCGAGTTCAAAAATAGTAGCTCGGAACCTTCGCACGGGCTATCGACCTACAAAGGTGTCTTTGGCGACAAGAATACCCAGTACAACTACTCGGGCGACGACTGTCCCTACTATGCCGGTAGTTGTGTGGATGGTGGTAACGGGGTGTTCTCGCCCAACAGTGCGACCAAATTTCGAGACGTTACTGACGGAACCACCAACACCGTGATGATCGGCGAGGTCCCCTTTGGTGAAAACGGTACCCGCGATTCTTCTGGCGACCTGATCCATTATCGCGGTGCGGTTTGGGTCGGAGTGACTTTGGGGGGAGCCAGCAGTAACGTTGCCACCCATCAAACGCTTCGCGGCGTAACGGCCAGCGGCAGTCAAAGCTCGCAGTACAAGATCAACGGAACGAAAGATTTCGCCTTCGGATCGCATCATCCAGGCGGAGCCCAGTTTGTCCTCAGCGACGGCAGCGTTCGCTTCTTCAGCGATACGATGGATAGCGTTTCGATCAATCGCATTGCGGACAAGGGAGACGGCCAAGTCATCTCAGGTGACTTGTAG